The genomic window ATCTGATCAATGAAGACGGGTTGACCGCGCGACGGTATGGCGTGGCCGTGGGCCGGTCGGGCCTGCAAAGCCCCGGCACCTATACGATCCGGCGCAAGGTGGAATGGCCCGGCTGGACGCCCACCGCCGCGATGATCGCGCGGGAGCCGCATATCTATGCCCAATATGCCGATGGTGTCGCAGGCGGCCCCGACAGCCCCCTGGGCGCGCGCGCGCTTTATCTTTATCGGGGCAGTCGCGACACATATCTGCGCATCCATGGCACGCCGCAGCCCTGGTCGATTGGCACCTCGGCGTCATCGGGATGTGTGCGGATGGTCAATGAACATGTGATTGACCTGTACCCACGGGTTCCTACGGGCACCACCGTCACTCTGCACGCGCCGGTCTGATCTGACTGGCGCCCCTTAACTCATCGCATATTCAGCCGCTCGGTAAGCGCGGGCGGGGCCAGATTTCCGGTCAGTTGTGCCTCATAGATTGCCAGGCTTTCGGTCACGCGCATGATGTAATTGCGGGTTTCGCTGAAGGGGATCGCCTCGATCCAGTCGATCACGTCAACCGCCTCGCTGCGCGGATCGCCAAAGCGTTCAATCCAGGCGCGGGCCCGGCTTGGCCCGGCATTATAGGCCGCGGCCAGCAAAATCGGGTTCGATCCGAATTCCCCGGTCAGATCGGCAAGATAGCTTGACCCGAGGCGGGCATTATAGGCCGGGTCGCTCAACAACCGGGCCTCGCTGAAACCAAGCCCCAGGCGATTGGCCTGATCGCGGCCCGTGCCCGGCATCACCTGCATCAGACCGATGGCCCCGGCCGAGCTGATCACGCCGGGGTCAAATTCGGATTCGCGGCGCGCGATGGACAGGTTCAGGCTGGGCGGCGCTGCAAGGTCGGCCCGGGCCAGATCGGTGACCGGGTAATAGGCGCGCATGATCTCATAGCCCTGCTGCGCAGCGCGTTTGGCGATCATCAGGGCGATATGCGGATTGCCGAGATCAAGGGCAAGATCGCCCAACTGCCCGGCCTGGTTCCGGTTCAGGCTTTCGGTCAGATGGGTCAGAAACCGCTCTGCCAGATCAACCTGTCCGCCTTCATAGAGCACCAGCGCCGCACGCAGGACAGAGGAACCCATGAAAGGCGCTTGGCGCCAGTCGCCAAAGGTCTCATCCGCCAGAAAATGCGGATCGCTGGGCAGGTTGCCACGCTCGGCGGCAAGCTGGCCATAAAAGCTGGACTGGTACTGCGCCCCAAGGGCATAGGCTTCGGCTGCCTGATCGCTCTCGCCTGCGGCCTCATAGGCGCGGCCCAGCCAATACCCCGCCCGGCCCATGCTGATCGGTGAAAAAACCACATCCCGGAAGTTGCTGAAATGACGTATGGCCTGTTCGGGGTCTCCCATCCGCAAGGCGGCATAGCCGGCAATCCATTCCAGATCCGCATAGCGTATATAATCATCGTCAGGGTCAATATGGTGGGGGGACGCGATGTTATAGGCACCTGCGAAATCCCCTTCCCGCAGCACATCGCGGGCCAGCGATGCACGGCGGTTTCCCCAGGCGGCGGGGCGGCCCAAAGCCTCGGAGGAGGTGCTGGTGGCGCGCATCAGATCCGCCGCCGTATCCCAGAACCCGGAGCGGACCCGCCAGAGCATCCGTTCATAGGCAAGGCCGGGATCGGATTGCAGATTGTCGGGCACGGCGGCGACCAGTGTATCGACACCGACCCTGCGCGCGCGCAGGCCAATCCGCGCCTCGGCCAGGGCCTGCCAGCCTTCGGGAACAAAACGTTCCATCTGTTGGGCGCGGTTTTCCTCCCCCTCCCACAGCAGGTTGTCAAGCCGGGCGATGTGGTGATCGCGCAGGATCGGGCCGTATTCCGCCAGAATGGTCTCGATCTCGCCGGTGGTCAGGGTCATGGTTGTCCAGGCGCGGATGATCTCGGCCTGTGCCGCACCGGTGTCGCCCGCCGTGTTCAGCGCTTCGGCCAGACGCAAGGACCCGGTTCCGGTTTCCGGCGGCTGCGGCGAGAAATAATCCATGACGGTGGCCGGGTCGGCGCCCTGGGGGATATTGCGCTCCCCCCGCGCGCGCAGCAGCGGCAGGCCGGGCCAATCCCCGTTGCGATCAAGAAAATCGACATATTCATCAAAGCGCCCCTGGCGCGCGCGCAATCGGGCCCAGGTGACCACATCGCGCCCGGCTTCATCCTCGATCCGGGCGGCGGCCTGGGCTGCAAGGTCAAAATCCTGCGCGCCGATGGCGGCCAGCGCCACACCGATCGCGTCGGGGTTGGCCTTGGCCTGCAGGGTGCTGAGTGCGACAACAGTCGCAAGGAAAAAGGCGCGCATAAGGTTACTCCGAACTGCGAGTATATTAAGGATAGGGGGCCCGGGGGATCATGCAACACACGAACTTGGCAATTCGTCCGCGTGGGGATAGTGTCCGCGCGATTTCGCCGATCCCGGCCCAACCCAGATAAGGAAGCGTGTGATGTTCAAAGGCTCTTTGCCCGCATTGGTCACGCCGTTTGCAAACGGCGCGGTGGATTTTGACACGCTGAAAAAGCTGGTGGACTGGCATGTGACTGAGGGCAGCAACGGATTGGTGCCCGTTGGCACAAGCGGGGAAAGTCCGACGCTCAGCCATGAGGAGCATGAGCAGGTCATCGCCACGGTGGTCGAAACCGCTGATGGCCGGGTGCCGGTGATTGCAGGTGCCGGGTCAAACAACACGGCCGAGGCGATCCGCTTTGTCGCGCATGCCAAAGAGGTTGGCGCCGATGCCGCCCTTGTGGTCACGCCCTATTACAACAAGCCGACGCAACGCGGTCTGATTGCGCATTATGCGGCGCTGAACGAGATCGGGCTGCCGATCTTCATCTATAACATCCCCCCCCGGTCGGTCATCGACATGACGCCCGAGACGATGGGTGAACTGGCAAAACTGCCCTTTATCGTGGGGGTGAAAGACGCGACCGCAGATATCGCACGTGTGTCCAAGCAACGCGCAACCTGCGGCCCGGATTTCATTCAGCTTTCCGCCGAGGATGCCAGCGCGCTTGGCTTCAACGCCCATGGCGGGGTTGGCTGTATCTCGGTCACGGCCAATGTCGCGCCGCGCCTGTGTGCAGAGTTTCAGGCGGCGATTGCGAAAGGCGATTATGCCACCGCGCTGACCTATCAGGACCGTCTGATGCCCCTGCATGAGGCGATTTTCGTCGAACCGGGTGTATCAGGTGCGAAATATGCCCTGTCGGTTCTGGGCATGTGTTCCGATGAGGTGCGGCTGCCCCTGATGGGGCTGGAGGATGCCACAAAGGCGCAGATCAAAGACGCCATGCGCCATGCGGGTCTGATCAGTTGAGATGACAGACCGGCGCGCGGGCGAGATTGCGCTGCCTTTTGATCCGGGGGATCGGGTTGCGGCAGGGTTGACCTTTACCGGGCATATCCGCTCCCCTGGTCGCAGGGCAATTGCCCCAGAAACATCCGTGCCGCGCGCGAGACCGGACAGGCGGTGCAGCTTCTCTATTGGGTGGATCGGGGGGAGCGTGACCTGCTTGTCCAACGGCCCGCCCATGCGGATGGCCCGCGCGGCACCTATACCCGGGACTGTTGCATTAAACGGCTCTTTTGGTCATGTTTTGGCATTTAAAGCCTTTCGAGTTTTCATTGAGACATGATCATCGCCTTTCGCGTTCGACCGAAGGGAGAGGCCGCGAATAAGCGATTCAATGTTAACTCGAAAGGCTATAATGTTGGTTATGCCGCGCAAATCTCCGTTTAAACATCATCGTTTCCCGCGGGACATCATTCTTTGCGCCGTTCGTTGGTATTTGCGGTATCCTCTGTCATATCAGGATGTGGTTGATCTGCTCGCAGAACGTGGCATCGACGTTGATTGATCGACAGTATTCCGTTGGGTGCAGAAGTTCGGCCCTGACCAAGCGCCCCGAGAAGCACCTCCGCCGCGCCAGCGTAGATTGGCACGTGGATGAGACTTACTTCCGTGTCGGTGGAAAGTGGCGCTACCTCTGGCGTGCTGTTGACGCAAACGGCCAGATGGTCGACTTCCGGTTAGACCGCGCGGCGGGATGCAAAAGCCGCCAAGGCCTTTCTGAACAAAGCGATTGAACGTGTCCGTCTCCCCCGGCCCGTCACAATCGTGACCGACAAGGCGCAGGCATATCGGCGCGTTATTCGCGAAATCAACCATCGTTATGATCCGCATTCGACAGCATTCGACATATTGACCGAAAGTGGCGAAGCAATTTGATCGAAAGCGATCACGCCGCAATGATGCGACTATTGGGATACCGACAGAACTTTCGTTCCTTGCGAACGGCGAAAGCAACCCTGAGCGGGATAGAGACTTTACGCACCATCAAGCGCGGCCACATTCATCATAAACAAGCTGCTGTTCAGGGAGAGACCCTGTTCATCTCTCAGATGTTCGAAGCCGCATAATCCGCTGCAAACAAAAAACGCAAGACCAGCCTCAACCGATTAATGCAACAGTCCCCTATAGGCCCCAAAACCGCGCCTGCTCACCATGTCATCGGCGGTAAGATCACGCATCAGCCTGCCGGGTTTCGGCGTTCAGCACGGTTTGCAAAGTGGCAAAAGCCGCACCCGCGCCGCCCGGGCTGTCCGAGGCCAGAAACGCATCCAGCGCGGGCCACAGCCTGACGGCCGCATCGGTCACCAGATCATGGCCTTCGGTATACAAACCGGCCTGCAACATCAGTTCGGTCTTGTCATAGGCGCCCAGATAACGCCGGACCATGGAGATCAGCCGGTTCTCTTCCGCGCTGGCCACCCCGGGCAGAGAACGGGAGACGGAACGCAGCAGATCAACCGCAGGATACCGCCCGCGTTCGGCGATCTTGCGATCCAGCACCACATGACCGTCCAGCACCCCGCGCATGATATCGGCAACCGGTTCCTCCATATCCGACCCGGCCACCAGAACCGACAGGATTGCGGTGATGTCGCCCTGTGCCCCGGCCCCCGGCCCGGCCCGTTCACACAGCGACATGATCTGCTGCGCCATCGAGGGGGGGAAGCCGCGCAGGCTGGCCTGTTCCCCCGTGGCGGTGGCGACCTCGCGCTGGGCCTCGGCAAACCTTGTGATGCTGTCGGCCAGCATCAGAACATGGGCCCCCCGATCCCGGAAATACTCGGCCACGGTCATCATCGTATGGGCGGCCCGGGCGCGGGTCAGGGCCGAACGGTCCGAGGTGGCGGCGATAACGACCGATCGGGCCAACCCCTCGGGGCCAAGCGTATCTTCCAGAAAATCGCGCACTTCCCGGCCCCGTTCTCCGATCAGCCCGATCACCACGATATCGGCCCCGACGCCGCGCGCCAGTTGTGACAAAAGCCGCGATTTTCCGACGCCGGAGCCCGCGAACAACCCGATCCGCTGGCCCTGTGCAATCGGCAGCACCGTATCGAATACCGCCAATCCGGTATCCAGCCGCTGGCCCAGACCGCGCCGTGCGGTGGGCGGCGGCGGTGCTGCATGAAGCGGGCGGGGCGCAGACCCGGGGAAAAGCGGGCGCCCGTCAATCGGCGCCCCATCCGGGTCCAGAACCCGGCCGATCCAATGGGCCCCGGGCGCAATCACGCGCGGACCCAGATGACCCACCCGCGCACCCAGTCGCAGACCCGCCATGCGGCCCTCGGCCATCACCAGACAGCCTGCGGCCTCGACCCGCACAATCTCCCCTTTCAGCCCGCCCTCAAGCGCCACGACATCGCCAAGGGCCGCGACCCGGTTCAGCCCGCTGACCCGCAATGCGCTGGCCGAAATTTCAACCACCTGGCCCACGGAATAGCAGGGCTGCACCTGCTGAATGCGGGCAACCAGCGGGGCAAAGACATCCTGGGTCATCGGTTTCCTCACGCATCATGGGCGGCACTTACCGTTTCTAAAGGAATCACAGTTAAGCCTTGGTGTAAGCCTTCGAGGGAGAAACCCCGATGTTCGACAATCTTGAGATCTTTGGCCTGGCCCAGGCCCGCGCCCGCCATGCCGCCGCACGGCAGACGGTGGTCGCCACCAATGTGGCCAATGCCGATACGCCCGGCTATCGCGCGCAGGATATCGCCGCGTTCGAGGATGTGTTCCACACCGGTACAGGCGCTGCCGCCAGACCGGTGCAAGACGCGGATTTTACCACATATGACGCCAGCGGGCCCGCATCGCCCA from Rhodophyticola sp. CCM32 includes these protein-coding regions:
- a CDS encoding FliI/YscN family ATPase codes for the protein MTQDVFAPLVARIQQVQPCYSVGQVVEISASALRVSGLNRVAALGDVVALEGGLKGEIVRVEAAGCLVMAEGRMAGLRLGARVGHLGPRVIAPGAHWIGRVLDPDGAPIDGRPLFPGSAPRPLHAAPPPPTARRGLGQRLDTGLAVFDTVLPIAQGQRIGLFAGSGVGKSRLLSQLARGVGADIVVIGLIGERGREVRDFLEDTLGPEGLARSVVIAATSDRSALTRARAAHTMMTVAEYFRDRGAHVLMLADSITRFAEAQREVATATGEQASLRGFPPSMAQQIMSLCERAGPGAGAQGDITAILSVLVAGSDMEEPVADIMRGVLDGHVVLDRKIAERGRYPAVDLLRSVSRSLPGVASAEENRLISMVRRYLGAYDKTELMLQAGLYTEGHDLVTDAAVRLWPALDAFLASDSPGGAGAAFATLQTVLNAETRQADA
- a CDS encoding FlgB family protein codes for the protein MFDNLEIFGLAQARARHAAARQTVVATNVANADTPGYRAQDIAAFEDVFHTGTGAAARPVQDADFTTYDASGPASPNGNTVSLETEMLRSVEAQRAHSRALSIYQSALRVLRTSIGH
- a CDS encoding L,D-transpeptidase; its protein translation is MLTRRHFIITGAALAATPVFGQDAVGFDADIERQPPQGPNPWGLNERFMPTIVEARAGLTPGDIHVDPVARYLYLINEDGLTARRYGVAVGRSGLQSPGTYTIRRKVEWPGWTPTAAMIAREPHIYAQYADGVAGGPDSPLGARALYLYRGSRDTYLRIHGTPQPWSIGTSASSGCVRMVNEHVIDLYPRVPTGTTVTLHAPV
- a CDS encoding lytic transglycosylase domain-containing protein, whose product is MRAFFLATVVALSTLQAKANPDAIGVALAAIGAQDFDLAAQAAARIEDEAGRDVVTWARLRARQGRFDEYVDFLDRNGDWPGLPLLRARGERNIPQGADPATVMDYFSPQPPETGTGSLRLAEALNTAGDTGAAQAEIIRAWTTMTLTTGEIETILAEYGPILRDHHIARLDNLLWEGEENRAQQMERFVPEGWQALAEARIGLRARRVGVDTLVAAVPDNLQSDPGLAYERMLWRVRSGFWDTAADLMRATSTSSEALGRPAAWGNRRASLARDVLREGDFAGAYNIASPHHIDPDDDYIRYADLEWIAGYAALRMGDPEQAIRHFSNFRDVVFSPISMGRAGYWLGRAYEAAGESDQAAEAYALGAQYQSSFYGQLAAERGNLPSDPHFLADETFGDWRQAPFMGSSVLRAALVLYEGGQVDLAERFLTHLTESLNRNQAGQLGDLALDLGNPHIALMIAKRAAQQGYEIMRAYYPVTDLARADLAAPPSLNLSIARRESEFDPGVISSAGAIGLMQVMPGTGRDQANRLGLGFSEARLLSDPAYNARLGSSYLADLTGEFGSNPILLAAAYNAGPSRARAWIERFGDPRSEAVDVIDWIEAIPFSETRNYIMRVTESLAIYEAQLTGNLAPPALTERLNMR
- the dapA gene encoding 4-hydroxy-tetrahydrodipicolinate synthase, with product MFKGSLPALVTPFANGAVDFDTLKKLVDWHVTEGSNGLVPVGTSGESPTLSHEEHEQVIATVVETADGRVPVIAGAGSNNTAEAIRFVAHAKEVGADAALVVTPYYNKPTQRGLIAHYAALNEIGLPIFIYNIPPRSVIDMTPETMGELAKLPFIVGVKDATADIARVSKQRATCGPDFIQLSAEDASALGFNAHGGVGCISVTANVAPRLCAEFQAAIAKGDYATALTYQDRLMPLHEAIFVEPGVSGAKYALSVLGMCSDEVRLPLMGLEDATKAQIKDAMRHAGLIS